The nucleotide sequence CGCTGGTCTCGGCCTGATCTTTCGACACGTAGGTGATGTCGTCGAGGATCAGCAGATCGTAGCGGTCGAGCTTGGCGATGGCCGCTTCCAGCGCCAGCTCTCGCCGCGCCGTCTGCAGCCGCTGCACGAGATCGGTCGTGCGCGTGAACAACACGCGCCAGCCGTTCTCGACGAGGGCCAGGCCAATGGCCGCGCTGAGATGGCTCTTGCCGCCGCCGGGCGGACCGAACAGCAGCAGGTTGGCGCCAGACTCGAGCCAGACGTCGCCCGCGGCGAGCGCCATCACCTGCGCCTTGGACAGCGTCGGCACGCTGTCGAAGTCGAAGCTCGCGAGCGTTTTGCCGGCAGGCAGGCGCGCTTCGAGCATGTGCCGTTCGATCCGGCGGCGACCACGATCGGCGACCTCGTGCTCGGCGAGTGCTGCGAGGAAGCGCGCGGCGGGCCAGCCCTCCTTGTCAGATTGCGCGGCGAGCTTTGGCCAGATCGCCTTGACGCTCGGCAGGCGCAGCTCGGTGAGCAGCAACTCGACGCGCGCGGCATCAATGGGTGTCGTCGTGCTGGTCATGCTGCATCTCCCGTGTTCGAGGTCATCGGCGCAAAGCCCAGGGACGCCAGTTCGTCGTAGGCGGCGAGCGGAGCAAGCTCGACGGCGACGTCGGGGACTGATGCCTGTTCGGGGCGGAAGCGGATGCGGAGCGTGGCGAGATCCGGCAGCCGTCCCGCATCGAGATCGGCGGCAATGGCCTCGGCGAGCTCGGCCTCGCAGGCCCGCTCGTGAGCGAGAGCAAGGGGCTCGACCGTGACCTTGCAGGCATGACGCTCGTCATATCTGTCCTGCAGCGTCTCGAACGCGCGTCGGTAGGCTGCCCGCGGGAACAGCTGATCGCGGTAGACGAGATTGGCAAGTGCCATCGGCTTGCGGCGCAGGGCATGGATGACGTGACGATAATCGACGACGTGTCCGCCCCGGCTTTCCGACACAGGCTGGCCTCGCCTGAGCATCGCGACCTGCGTGGTGCCGAGGAAGCATTCGAGGCGATCATCGAAGATGCGCACGCGCAGACGATGGCCGATCAGCTTCGAGGGCATCGTGTAGAAAACGCGGCGCAGGATGAAGCCGCCCGACGACGTCACGCGGATCACCTTCTCCTCGAAGTCGCTGGTGCGACCTCGCGGCAGCGGTGCCAGCATCTCCTTCTCGATCGCGATCCGCTTGACGACATGGGCGTTGCGCCGGCCGACGACCATGTCGACGAAGGCACGGTAGGCGTCGAGATCGGCGAAGTCGCGCGTGCCCCGCAGCAGCAGCGCGTCCTCCAGTGCCTGCTTGAGATGGCCATGCGCGCTCTCGATCGAACCGTTCTCATGCGCGATGCCGGCATTGTTGCGGGTCGCCACCATGCCGTAATGCTGCATCAGTTGCTCGTAGCGTTGCGTGATGTCCTCGCGCGCATCGATGGCGAGGTTGCGGAACGCCGCCGACAGGCTGTCGCTGCGATGTTCTCTGGGGACGCCGCCGAGCGCCCACAGCGCGTTCTGCAGGCCCTCGGCCAATGCGACGAAGCTCTCGCCGCCGAGCACGACATGAGCGTGCGCGAAGCCGGAGAACGCCAACCGGAAGTGATAGAGCCGGTGGTCGAGGGACGCGCCTGCGATGGTGATGCCCAGCACGCCGGCGTCGGTGAAGTCCGACAGGCCGAGCCGCCCGGGCTCATGCTCCTGGCGGAAGATGACGTCCCGCTCGGGGCCATTGAACGCGCGCCAAGCCGTGATGCGCCGCTCCAGCGTGCGCCGGATGTTGGGATTGAGGTCGGGATGGCGCCGGCGCAGTTCCTCCAGCACGCCAACCGCTCGGATCCCGGGCGCGGCCTTCAGGATCGGCTCGATCTCCGCGTCCCAATAGGCCGCCAGGGGATCAGGCCGGCGCCGGCCACGTGGCGCCTGCTTCTGCGAGGGCAGCCGCGGATCGGCCTCGATCCGGTAGGCGCTCGCCGTCGAAAACCCGGCTTTGGCCGCCGCGGCCTCCGCCGATAACGTCAGTCGGTAACTCATGTATAGCCTCATCTGGTGGTCGGTGATGTGGAGGCCAGGCAAGCCGTCGATCCCCTCTTGTCGAGACGAATCAACAGCTTGCGCCAACCCCACCCGGCCGCCAGACGGCCTGATAAGGCGCGCCGCCGGCGGGAGCGGTCCTCCGGTCGGGCTACGCCCTCCCTTAGTCCCGCTCCCGCCGGCGCTCTCTCATCCTGATTGTCGCTGGGTTCTCACCTTGATTGTCGCCGCGCAAGCGCCGCCGCTTCGGCTATCGTCGCCTGCACGTCCTGCTCAAGCGGGAGGCCTACTTGGTCAATCCCAAGAAGCGGTTCCGGCTGTACCGGGAGGAACGGCTCACGGTGCGCCGCAGAGGTTAGCGAATGATCGCTGGTCGCTCGACTTCATGTCGGATCAGATGACCGATGGCCGGCGCTTCCGCATCCTGACCGTGGTCGACGACTGCACCCGCGAGTGCCTGGCGCTGGTGGCCGACACTTCACTCTCGGGCACCCGGGTCGCTCGGTAGCAGGACCGGCTGGTCGCCGAGCGCGGCAAGCCCAGGATGGTGGTGAGCGACAATGGTAGCGAGCTCACCAGCAATACCATTCTGAGATGGACCGATCAGAGCCGTGTCGCCTAGCACTACATCGCGCCGGGCAAACCCATGCGGAACGCCTTCTTCGAGAGCTTCAACGGCCGCCTGCGGGATGAACTGCTGAACGAGACCCTTGTCACCTCGTTCGCCAGGTGCGCGTCGCGCTCCGATGCTGGCGGGCCGACTATAACGACGCTCGGCCGCACTCGCAGCTCGGGTGGAAGACGCCATCCGAGTTCGCTGCCACCTGCCATCCGCGTCGGGATCTGGCGCTGCGCTATGTCGAGAGCTCCGCTCCAGCTCCCGCCGCTACCACCGCCCATATGGGCACATCCAACCGTCCGAACGAACTCAGACCTGGATAAAACTTGGGGCAAGGTCAAGACGTCTGCGCGGCAAAATGAAGCTTGAATCCTACGTAACGTCAGGTCGTAAAGTCCGAGTCGTACCGGTCCCGCCTCGCGATCGGAAGTGGGGCTTCAATGTCCTTAAGGTCTCAGGTGAGTCGGGGGCGGCGACCACGGGCAGGTCGAAGTGACTGTGAGGATTTTAAACTGAATTCGAAGCGGCTGATTCCGAAAGTGACTTTCGGCTTCTTGAATTCAATGTTTCTTGGCGCTCCACCGGACGGTGGAGCTAGGAAAAGTTATCTCATCTAAGGAGGCGGCATGGAACCCGGCTATAACGACCCGAACTATTGGATGCGCTGGTACGCAGAGCAGCAGGAGCTGCTGCGTGCGCGGCAGGAGGCCGATCTCGAGCCGGTTGATCAGGCTGGCTTTGAGCAGCAGCTGGGCGAACTGCAGCTTCGATCCTCCAAGGAAAGTTCGCCTGAAGCCAGTTCGCCTGAAGCCAGTTCGCCTGAGGCCGGTTCGCCTGACACTCCAGTCGCGCGGTGGGGCGACAATATGCAGCGCACGAACAATGGTGGTTCGATGCGAATGCCGCAAGGATATAATTTGCGGGACAGTTCGTTCAGCAGTGCGCGTTACAGCGTCGATGTTCCGCGCGCTCTTCTTGGATCGGGCGCAGACGGCTTGGGTGAGGTGTCATCCAGCAGCATGCGTTACGCAGGGCCTTTGGAAGCGCAATCTACAGTTCGGACGAAAGAATACAGCAAGCCACGCGGATTTCTGTCCCGGGTCAAATCAGGACTAGGTAAAGTCTTGGGAGGAAGTCGCCGTGAGAAGTCGTCTGGCGACCCGGAGTATGTTGTGCTCCACTCCGAGCTTCGTATTGACTACGCAAAGCGTAGTCGCCCCTCCGATGCAGACAAAGAGCTGATCGACAAATTCAAGACAGCGTTGATGGCTTCGAACTTCAGCCCCTTTACTGTTAAGGACTACGCGTCGGCGCTTCGGCGGTTCAGTGAGTTCCTCCAATCCAAAGGCCTCATTCTGACGGACGTACTTGGCGATCCTGATCAGCTGGCAGCTTATAGAGATGAATTTGCCAAAGGAGCGAGCGCGCACAGCAAGGGCAGGAGGTGTCTGACCGGAGCTCTCCACGCGCTTCAGGAATTTCAGGATGGAGGATCTATGCCAGTCCCTATTCGGGGTTCGCGTGTAGGCCCCATGCATCCTTCCGACGAGCAGATGATTAACCAGTTTGAGAGGGCGGTCAGAGACTACAAAATTGAGCCTGATGGTACCAGAGGCCGCGGGACTGGCATGGTCCCCTCCGCAACCATTCACAAGCAGGTGAGTGCTCTCAAGCAGTTTGCTCGTTGGCTCCGAGAGCACGATAAGGGTTCATTGACTAGGTTGTACACGGAGCCACCGTCGTTGGCCGAC is from Bradyrhizobium sp. ORS 285 and encodes:
- the istB gene encoding IS21-like element helper ATPase IstB produces the protein MTSTTTPIDAARVELLLTELRLPSVKAIWPKLAAQSDKEGWPAARFLAALAEHEVADRGRRRIERHMLEARLPAGKTLASFDFDSVPTLSKAQVMALAAGDVWLESGANLLLFGPPGGGKSHLSAAIGLALVENGWRVLFTRTTDLVQRLQTARRELALEAAIAKLDRYDLLILDDITYVSKDQAETSVLFELIATRYERRSLLITANQPFGEWGRIFPDQAMTLAAVDRLVHHATIIEMNVESYRRKAALGRKRGAGRPPVHATPKEVESTAD
- the istA gene encoding IS21 family transposase, producing the protein MRLYMSYRLTLSAEAAAAKAGFSTASAYRIEADPRLPSQKQAPRGRRRPDPLAAYWDAEIEPILKAAPGIRAVGVLEELRRRHPDLNPNIRRTLERRITAWRAFNGPERDVIFRQEHEPGRLGLSDFTDAGVLGITIAGASLDHRLYHFRLAFSGFAHAHVVLGGESFVALAEGLQNALWALGGVPREHRSDSLSAAFRNLAIDAREDITQRYEQLMQHYGMVATRNNAGIAHENGSIESAHGHLKQALEDALLLRGTRDFADLDAYRAFVDMVVGRRNAHVVKRIAIEKEMLAPLPRGRTSDFEEKVIRVTSSGGFILRRVFYTMPSKLIGHRLRVRIFDDRLECFLGTTQVAMLRRGQPVSESRGGHVVDYRHVIHALRRKPMALANLVYRDQLFPRAAYRRAFETLQDRYDERHACKVTVEPLALAHERACEAELAEAIAADLDAGRLPDLATLRIRFRPEQASVPDVAVELAPLAAYDELASLGFAPMTSNTGDAA